The Huiozyma naganishii CBS 8797 chromosome 1, complete genome genome window below encodes:
- the KNAG0A06530 gene encoding uncharacterized protein, with product MEMVRYIRRRNGQKLKLYITKGAPFILASGGVMRKWDERRMRTNSTVTRPSEPSKPSQSFWSQFGPTRTNSGVTIQNNCERHFNRKGTANRHGSKFCLGLYLYHPPSLLHRSNSCFRPSLHHSQTSICHRSKSCLGPCLHHPQLLHSRCDCSTPN from the coding sequence ATGGAAATGGTCAGATATATAAGACGCAGGAACGGCCAGAAATTGAAGCTGTACATTACCAAAGGGGCACCCTTTATACTTGCCTCTGGCGGTGTAATGAGGAAGTGGGATGAGCGCCGCATGAGAACAAACAGTACTGTCACCCGGCCCTCAGAACCCTCCAAACCGTCTCAGTCCTTCTGGTCTCAATTTGGGCCCACAAGAACCAACTCCGGCGTCACCATCCAAAACAACTGTGAAAGACACTTCAACCGCAAAGGAACCGCCAACCGTCACGGCTCCAAGTTCTGTCTCGGGCTCTACCTGTACCACCCACCCAGCCTCCTCCACCGTTCCAACTCCTGTTTCAGACCCAGTTTACACCACTCGCAAACCAGCATCTGTCACCGTTCGAAGTCCTGCCTCGGACCCTGTTTACACCACCCACAGCTCCTGCATTCACGCTGCGACTGCTCAACCCCCAATTGA
- the HSL1 gene encoding protein kinase HSL1 (similar to Saccharomyces cerevisiae HSL1 (YKL101W); ancestral locus Anc_2.479) produces the protein MNEYKPTVLNTAAASAARNAMARTNERVAPGMSGPTKAVNKNDRHLERVIESVHDATKRLSQPNSFFNSASINTKSSKRRSRDTVGPWKLGKTLGKGSSGRVRLAKNMENGQLAAIKIVPKNKCLKGGTDNCSSNDNSTTLTTNYSMENTSDKDIPLNPYGIEREIVIMKLISHRNVMGLFEVWENKNDLFLVLEYVDGGELFDYLVSKGKLPEWEAVHYFKQIIEGVAFCHSYNICHRDLKPENLLLDKKNKIIKIADFGMAALELPNKLLETSCGSPHYASPEIVMGKPYHGGPSDVWSCGIILFALLTGHLPFNDDNIRKLLLKVQSGRFRLPRNISLEAQDLIAKILVVNPRQRIKISDILKHPLITKYRQFFKVKFNQVPNPSATNLNSEHMLTPNNLKLASRADIDESILRNLQILWHGTSREIIIAKLLQYPMSAEKIFYSLLWQYKQKHSSSIARNNNSETSVTEEAAKGSIPTPPSSPKRETDQTSNTPSTSAGPDLAENESARNGIPPDSEIIIAPRVKQKSQFSLSAFADSILDNSVKVDIPTVQPAAIFPASSSKVFSRSGSRLQMKNSASRKSLDKSASSKSITKQPRRTLQNSESKRSLYSLTSISKRSVNLSEFLTGDEGRNEGMGRPPPLPQLDSTAEFTMLCEQIVFGDALDRILEEEDEGGDKNLPNRPKSHVSDGRNISVEDESSVILPRSDKRHSSKSAVMGVQRPAFDFFTEPIAELEETAAESNHSNLPLNDITNSLAESRAPRSNLSLKQKPKLRGMFVASSEGIHDTKKNPTNSRPSRKSSLKLSSAPSGNVALTKFSLDPKRNFSQPTAPSVVTKLLSTKQRNFTASNAIQNRISEETTKEPRSLIPLNSTNDGAMLHRLLATADLHRQTTRSTTESGAGDPSVLAQSSEIHEPLLDMPSTLAHDSMTFSDLSHFFVDGGENANTSNVNPPLEQLSESTPQRKGLTKRTNTCDRSINTDGYYSDMSLTTEIPTKTFTAEAVRISFASPNQRPEIEHQTDEGPDNEMTQLSGKDALPQNANLHVNIFEDAASDSTSCLTTSSGSDSNTHKKAVSIDTLNSTNVLTPTTNVRVSLYNKYNSPKKKLHRETTEELISKFQLPDSTSKQRTVQKRFSNVSNKRISDAMNLSQSMVSMFRDLDEDVSSNDVSQAEMLIGGLGKGELNDLPQLAVTEEAVVPQVPEEKKRVTMLFDDYEEKIASEISRVATIQEHSGEHEVEPKVSAEPVPLVTKEVQQKPPQRVKPVKPTQPFLTEQKQFTQPAETTKPKIVNIKKIKSAKRNWFTKLFSGLKSHSLPVNLSQEHVTTLPFDDVHTITLSEFSKTNISFKLRTLDRKSTKSKVEYDCKFDKGNFKFGIKIVGEHTCAGRIWTSVTIRKTGRSTDQMSEDAFLTFNRKVADVLRDHEATSKYP, from the coding sequence ATGAACGAGTACAAGCCAACGGTACTCAATACAGCCGCTGCAAGTGCGGCCAGGAATGCAATGGCACGGACTAATGAGCGGGTTGCTCCCGGGATGAGTGGCCCTACAAAGGCCGTAAATAAAAACGACAGACATCTGGAGCGTGTTATAGAGTCTGTGCATGATGCAACGAAAAGGCTGTCTCAACCAAATTCCTTTTTCAACAGTGCGAGCATCAACACGAAATCGTCAAAGAGAAGATCTAGAGATACTGTCGGTCCTTGGAAATTGGGCAAGACACTGGGCAAGGGATCTTCAGGTAGAGTACGTCTCGCTAAAAACATGGAGAATGGACAACTTGCTGCCATAAAGATCGTGCCTAAAAACAAGTGCTTGAAGGGCGGCACTGACAACTGTTCCTCTAACGACAACTCAACCACGCTGACCACCAACTATAGTATGGAAAACACATCAGATAAAGACATCCCACTGAATCCATATGGTATTGAACGTGAAATTGTTATCATGAAATTGATATCACACAGGAACGTCATGGGCTTGTTTGAAGTCTGGGAGAATAAAAATGACCTGTTCTTGGTGTTGGAATACGTCGATGGCGGGGAACTGTTCGACTATCTGGTATCCAAAGGGAAGCTCCCCGAGTGGGAAGCAGTGCATTACTTCAAACAGATTATAGAGGGTGTTGCATTCTGTCACTCATACAATATATGTCACCGTGACTTGAAACCGGAGAACCTGCTCTTGGATAAAAAGAATAAGATAATAAAAATAGCAGATTTTGGTATGGCTGCATTGGAGCTGCCCAACAAATTGCTCGAAACTTCTTGTGGGTCCCCTCATTATGCATCTCCGGAGATTGTCATGGGAAAACCATACCACGGTGGACCAAGTGACGTCTGGTCTTGCGGGATCATTCTGTTTGCCCTGCTAACGGGCCACCTTCCATTCAACGACGATAACATCAGAAAACTGTTACTAAAAGTTCAGTCAGGCAGGTTTAGACTGCCCAGAAATATATCATTGGAGGCACAAGATTTGATAGCTAAGATTTTAGTTGTTAACCCAAGACAAAGAATCAAAATAAGTGACATTCTAAAGCATCCTTTGATTACTAAGTACAGACAGTTTTTCAAGGTCAAGTTCAATCAAGTGCCGAACCCTTCGGCCACAAACTTGAACAGTGAACATATGCTCACTCCGAATAATCTCAAGCTGGCCTCAAGGGCGGATATTGATGAATCTATACTAAGGAACCTCCAGATCTTGTGGCATGGCACCTCTCGCGAAATCATAATTGCAAAATTACTGCAATATCCTATGTCCGCAGAAAAGATATTTTATTCTCTGTTGTGGCAGTACAAACAGAAACACTCTAGCAGTATAGCCAGAAATAATAACAGTGAAACTTCTGTGACGGAAGAGGCCGCTAAGGGTTCCATACCGACACCCCCTTCATCACCAAAGCGCGAAACTGATCAAACGTCCAATACGCCATCAACTTCAGCAGGTCCTGATTTGGCAGAAAACGAAAGTGCCAGGAATGGAATACCACCAGACTCTGAGATAATAATAGCACCGAGAGTCAAACAAAAATCACAGTTTAGCTTGTCCGCATTTGCGGATAGCATTCTGGACAATTCGGTGAAGGTTGATATTCCAACGGTGCAACCGGCTGCAATTTTCCCAGCTTCCTCATCCAAGGTTTTCAGCAGAAGTGGCTCAAGACTGCAAATGAAGAATTCGGCTTCGAGAAAATCTTTAGACAAATCAGCATCGAGCAAAAGCATTACGAAACAACCTCGCAGAACACTGCAAAACTCTGAATCCAAAAGATCCCTATACTCTTTGACATCCATCTCAAAGCGCTCCGTCAATTTGAGTGAATTTCTAACGGGGGACGAGGGGAGAAATGAAGGTATGGGCCGTCCACCACCTTTGCCACAACTGGACTCCACAGCAGAGTTTACGATGCTCTGTGAGCAAATTGTGTTTGGAGACGCACTTGACAGGATattggaggaggaagatgagGGTGGCGACAAGAATCTGCCCAACAGGCCAAAGTCTCATGTCTCCGACGGTAGGAACATATCTGTTGAGGATGAGTCTTCAGTAATACTGCCTCGATCGGACAAGCGCCACTCTTCGAAAAGTGCAGTGATGGGTGTGCAACGACCTGCCTTCGATTTTTTCACGGAGCCTATTGCTGAATTAGAGGAAACAGCTGCCGAAAGCAATCATAGCAACCTGCCTTTGAACGACATCACGAACTCTCTCGCTGAATCTCGAGCTCCCCGCAGCAACTTGAGTCTGAAACAAAAACCAAAGTTAAGAGGGATGTTTGTTGCTTCCAGCGAGGGGATCCATGACACCAAAAAGAATCCAACCAATTCTAGACCAAGTCGGAAATCATCGCTAAAGTTAAGTTCGGCTCCAAGCGGTAATGTTGCTTTAACCAAGTTTTCTTTGGATCCTAAACGTAATTTTTCACAACCTACAGCACCCTCGGTTGTTACAAAGTTGTTGTCTACGAAGCAGCGAAACTTTACAGCGTCAAATGCCATTCAAAACCGCATTTCGGAGGAAACAACCAAGGAACCGAGATCTTTGATCCCACTTAATTCCACAAATGACGGTGCCATGTTACATCGACTGCTTGCCACCGCAGACCTCCATCGTCAGACTACAAGATCTACCACAGAATCAGGAGCTGGTGATCCTAGTGTATTGGCCCAGTCGAGCGAGATTCATGAACCTCTCTTGGATATGCCCTCAACTTTGGCACATGACTCTATGACTTTTTCGGACCTTTCTCACTTCTTTGTTGATGGGGGTGAAAATGCAAATACATCGAACGTTAATCCTCCTTTGGAGCAGTTAAGTGAGTCAACACCACAACGAAAAGGCTTGACAAAGCGAACCAACACTTGTGACAGATCAATTAATACGGATGGTTATTACTCGGATATGTCCTTAACCACCGAAATcccaacaaaaacatttACTGCCGAAGCTGTCCGTATTTCCTTTGCATCTCCTAATCAACGTCCGGAAATAGAACATCAGACTGATGAAGGTCCTGACAACGAGATGACACAACTTTCGGGAAAAGATGCGCTACCACAGAACGCAAACTTGCATGTCAACATTTTCGAGGACGCGGCATCCGATTCTACCTCATGTTTAACCACATCATCTGGCAGTGACTCTAATACACACAAAAAGGCTGTCTCCATTGACACTTTGAATAGTACAAATGTCTTAACACCCACAACTAATGTAAGAGTGAGTCTTTACAACAAGTACAACTCTCCTAAAAAGAAACTGCACCGTGAAACCACTGAGGAGTTGATTTCTAAGTTCCAGTTACCGGACTCTACTTCCAAGCAACGTACTGTGCAGAAGAGATTTTCGAATGTGTCAAATAAACGTATCTCTGATGCTATGAATCTATCGCAGAGCATGGTATCCATGTTCCGCGATTTAGATGAAGATGTTTCCTCCAACGACGTATCTCAAGCAGAGATGTTAATAGGTGGATTAGGCAAGGGTGAACTAAACGATTTGCCCCAACTTGCAGTAACTGAAGAGGCAGTTGTTCCACAGGTGCccgaagaaaagaagagggtGACAATGCTTTTTGACGATTACGAGGAGAAGATTGCTTCTGAAATCAGTAGAGTGGCCACTATCCAGGAACACAGCGGTGAGCACGAAGTTGAACCAAAGGTGTCAGCTGAACCCGTTCCCTTAGTGACGAAGGAGGTACAACAGAAACCACCACAAAGGGTGAAACCTGTTAAACCTACTCAACCCTTTCTCACAGAGCAGAAGCAGTTTACACAGCCCGCCGAAACGACTAAACCCAAAATTGtcaatatcaaaaagaTAAAGTCCGCCAAGAGGAACTGGTTTACCAAGCTATTTAGTGGTTTGAAATCGCACTCTCTCCCCGTTAATCTCTCCCAGGAGCACGTCACAACATTACCCTTCGATGATGTTCATACTATAACTTTGAGTGAATTCAGCAAGACTAATATTTCATTCAAATTGCGGACACTTGACAGGAAGAGCACGAAATCAAAAGTAGAGTACGACTGTAAATTCGATAAAGGCAACTTTAAATTCGGGATCAAGATTGTTGGAGAACACACTTGCGCAGGACGCATATGGACTTCCGTTACCATAAGGAAAACTGGAAGAAGTACTGATCAGATGTCCGAGGACGCCTTTTTGACTTTTAACAGGAAGGTTGCCGATGTTTTGAGAGATCATGAGGCTACCAGTAAATATCCGTAA
- the UTP11 gene encoding rRNA-processing protein UTP11 (similar to Saccharomyces cerevisiae UTP11 (YKL099C); ancestral locus Anc_2.482) translates to MAKLVHDVQKKQHRERSQLAGRARLGFLEKHKDYVKRAQDFHKKQNTLKILRGKTKERNPDEYYHAMNTRKVDSKGLLIASRHGDLETSLSMEQVKLLKTQDSNYMRTLRLIESNKAQKKQDELMFQANGKHTVFVEEKDQLQNFKPEEFFNTSKDMLERRENRLNNEQLSANLQNVQSTGAESIMPKASLDKKKLKKFKIVKQHLEREKQMKEVEQRMELQKEVMKKGSKKKVVDSKGNISFKWKKQRKR, encoded by the coding sequence ATGGCCAAATTGGTTCATGATGTacagaagaaacagcaCAGGGAGAGATCCCAGCTGGCTGGGAGAGCCAGACTGGGCTTCCTAGAAAAACACAAGGACTACGTCAAAAGAGCCCAGGATTTCCACAAGAAGCAAAACACGCTAAAGATCCTCAGAGGCAAGACAAAGGAGAGGAATCCTGATGAGTACTACCATGCGATGAACACGCGGAAAGTGGACTCCAAGGGTTTGCTTATAGCGTCCCGTCATGGGGATCTCGAGACGTCGCTGAGCATGGAGCAAGTCAAACTGCTCAAAACACAAGATTCTAACTACATGAGGACTTTGCGTCTGATCGAATCGAACAAGGcacagaagaaacaggatGAATTGATGTTCCAGGCAAACGGGAAGCATACTGTGTTtgtggaggagaaagacCAGTTGCAAAATTTTAAGCCAGAGGAATTTTTTAACACTAGTAAAGACATGCTGGAAAGAAGGGAGAACAGGTTGAATAATGAGCAATTGAGTGCCAACTTACAAAACGTTCAATCAACGGGTGCAGAAAGCATCATGCCAAAGGCCTCCCTTgataaaaagaaactgaagaaattTAAAATAGTGAAACAGCATCTCGAAAGAGAGAAGCAAATGAAAGAGGTGGAACAAAGAATGGAGCTACAGAAGGAGGTCATGAAAAAGGgctccaaaaagaaagtcGTCGATAGTAAGGGTAATATTTCCttcaagtggaaaaaaCAACGTAAAAGGTAA
- the MTC2 gene encoding Mtc2p (similar to Saccharomyces cerevisiae YKL098W; ancestral locus Anc_2.483), whose amino-acid sequence MSIDTFLLPDFQTCLRYSVQTKRNFICIAKRIMKAEEKQTDKKNPRSAPHADVEPIPSMEDDIKLAAERDEPPAIQLQRAIHHHQIGDKLVLRSSLLKKDFAEHLHQKSSHHEPGLEIVIIPNINDIPIRDQGSLVRWMRDSAVENAPRIFIGLLQWDPTKEETCSGETESRAGTKRDSSKVPYEKHLQSKLKINDWLRHKFWFACSMPKSDSINSSLSSGYFSEAESLTDMGAKDIVRKQRIGDLGYSEVHIEPSLRRYVLDVMVHLRIHRLTVHGKGGGVHTGCLEDILTLAQLMCLDDNKEFVTPREIKQAMRWYFPVHLMLITNPLLDTSILYGSKIRLIDEFLSKVARMKQQKSLELENPLILESLVVQDVLSKVVPPI is encoded by the coding sequence ATGAGTATTGATACATTCCTTCTACCAGATTTCCAAACATGTCTCCGGTACAGCGTGCAGACGAAGAGAAATTTCATTTGCATAGCGAAACGGATTATGAAGGCGGAGGAGAAACAAACCGATAAGAAGAACCCCAGATCAGCGCCACACGCTGATGTTGAGCCGATACCGTCCATGGAGGATGATATCAAACTTGCCGCTGAAAGAGACGAACCGCCTGCGATCCAGTTACAAAGGGCGATACATCACCACCAAATTGGTGATAAACTCGTGCTGCGATCGTCGCTTTTAAAGAAAGATTTCGCAGAGCATTTACATCAGAAATCGAGCCATCATGAACCCGGGCTTGAGATTGTGATTATCCCAAATATCAATGATATCCCAATACGGGACCAAGGCAGTTTGGTTCGTTGGATGAGGGACAGTGCAGTGGAGAATGCCCCGCGCATCTTTATAGGGCTGCTACAATGGGATCCGACGAAGGAGGAGACTTGCAGTGGGGAGACTGAATCCAGAGCTGGGACCAAACGTGATTCTTCGAAAGTACCGTATGAGAAGCACTTGCAATCAAAATTAAAGATTAACGATTGGTTGAGGCACAAGTTTTGGTTTGCATGCTCGATGCCGAAATCGGACTCGATAAATTCGTCTCTATCTAGTGGGTACTTTAGCGAAGCGGAGAGTTTGACGGATATGGGTGCCAAAGACATAGTAAGGAAGCAACGAATCGGTGATCTAGGGTACTCGGAGGTCCATATTGAACCATCGCTCCGAAGGTACGTTTTAGATGTAATGGTGCATTTGAGGATACACAGGCTTACGGTACATGGGAAGGGAGGTGGTGTACACACAGGGTGCTTAGAAGACATACTGACTTTGGCACAGTTGATGTGTTTGGACGACAACAAAGAATTTGTCACGCCGAGAGAGATTAAGCAAGCGATGAGATGGTACTTCCCTGTACATCTAATGTTGATTACAAACCCGTTGCTGGACACCAGTATCCTATATGGGAGCAAGATACGGCTGATCGATGAGTTCCTTTCGAAAGTTGCAAGAATGAAGCAACAGAAATCGTTGGAGTTGGAAAACCCGTTAATTTTAGAGTCGTTGGTTGTCCAAGACGTACTGAGTAAAGTAGTTCCCCCTATATAA
- the YJU3 gene encoding acylglycerol lipase (similar to Saccharomyces cerevisiae YJU3 (YKL094W); ancestral locus Anc_2.487) gives MSKQTAYPYKVQTSVPELQYETFDGAKFAYLFWPAAGGVPAKARILLIHGFGEYTKIQHRLMDHLALAGYESFTFDQRGAGATSPGKLKGLTNEYYTFHDLEHFVSKNLAECQESHTPLFLWGHSMGGGICLNYACQGLHKNEIAGYATSGPLIVLHPHSQPNKATLVMSPLLAKMLPNVRIDTGLDLEGITSDPQYRAFLQNDKPMSVPLYGSFRQIYDFLERGKKLANGKTGYVSRNFPQDKPVLIQHGADDTINDPSASANFIKICPSKDKILKTYPGMRHSILSLETDSNFEDVFRDLEEWLDNHSEKPAATAA, from the coding sequence ATGTCTAAACAAACGGCGTACCCTTACAAGGTGCAAACAAGCGTTCCTGAATTGCAGTACGAAACATTTGATGGTGCCAAATTCGCCTATCTGTTCTGGCCAGCCGCTGGAGGTGTCCCTGCTAAGGCACGTATTCTTTTGATCCACGGGTTTGGTGAGTACACTAAGATACAACACCGGTTAATGGACCATTTGGCTCTTGCCGGTTACGAATCGTTCACATTCGACCAAAGAGGTGCCGGTGCCACTTCCCCTGGCAAGTTAAAGGGTTTGACCAACGAGTACTACACTTTCCATGACTTGGAACATTTTGTCAGTAAGAACCTCGCCGAATGTCAAGAATCACATACACCGCTGTTTCTTTGGGGCCACTCCATGGGTGGTGGTATCTGTTTGAATTATGCATGCCAGGGGCTCCACAAAAATGAGATAGCAGGGTATGCGACCTCTGGTCCACTGATTGTATTGCACCCACACAGCCAGCCCAACAAAGCGACCCTTGTGATGTCTCCACTTTTGGCGAAGATGCTACCGAACGTGAGAATCGATACTGGTCTAGACTTGGAGGGGATAACTTCGGACCCCCAATACAGAGCCTTCTTACAAAACGACAAACCGATGAGTGTGCCCCTGTACGGCAGTTTCAGACAAATCTACGATTTTCTAGAGCGTGGGAAGAAACTGGCCAACGGCAAGACGGGCTACGTTTCTCGAAATTTCCCCCAGGATAAACCCGTATTAATTCAACACGGCGCGGACGACACCATCAACGACCCAAGTGCGTCTGCCAATTTCATCAAGATTTGTCCAAGTAAAGAtaagattttgaaaacgtACCCTGGGATGAGGCACTCAATACTGTCCCTAGAGACAGATTCTaattttgaagatgtcTTCCGCGATCTGGAAGAATGGCTAGACAATCACTCAGAAAAACCCGCAGCCACAGCGGCCtaa
- the MBR1 gene encoding Mbr1p (similar to Saccharomyces cerevisiae MBR1 (YKL093W) and ISF1 (YMR081C); ancestral locus Anc_2.488) produces the protein MVNDHIASQITTAGANHADEATTPVDIVADSNCGQQQKIDESNGDGDLLGIFERGVQDPFCHDCDKEDCSMSPTHTDQCKCSSGGGVCFPVQEELNLNDEATNRNLGLNSDPFVESLTAAADANLSADGVDPLVNDDLEMTPATIADQDQGRQDLQQLVTPSWTNPFTSSEVPHQQRTVPQNTPRALQKAQTLSYMPQYHVRNNSANDRDLRSSTAGTTVGGNNNTTTTTSPNLLRRSRTNSSSLIQHLSTRKPVTSKPLRKSVSISFPSFSQNPWEAVKSHNASKSSNSNNDTVTAANSDGSVIFSQRPRFSTQSSSSSSFLTHLYGLEKYVSSDLDALSTKDYLQDTSEDLRRPSLRTKSTTRSVSFDNYNGRPIDLNDINFSSQSDLNLSNYEFTNRRKRRQSYIEKSLSNSFSQNT, from the coding sequence aTGGTTAACGACCATATTGCATCACAAATTACTACCGCCGGTGCAAATCATGCCGATGAGGCTACTACACCTGTTGATATAGTGGCAGACTCTAACTGTggtcaacaacaaaaaatagaTGAATCAAATGGTGATGGTGATTTGCTAGGAATATTCGAAAGAGGCGTCCAGGATCCCTTCTGTCATGACTGTGACAAAGAAGATTGTTCAATGTCTCCTACACATACGGACCAGTGCAAGTGCTCCAGTGGTGGGGGTGTATGTTTCCCTGTCCAGGAAGAACTGAATTTAAATGACGAGGCGACGAACAGGAACCTAGGTTTAAATTCAGACCCTTTTGTGGAATCTCTAACAGCGGCCGCTGATGCGAACCTCTCCGCCGACGGTGTTGATCCCCTTGTGAAtgatgatttggaaatgACACCAGCTACTATCGCAGACCAAGACCAGGGAAGACAAGACTTGCAGCAGTTGGTAACCCCATCTTGGACTAACCCTTTCACATCCTCAGAAGTGCCGCATCAGCAACGAACTGTACCACAGAATACACCAAGGGCACTTCAAAAAGCACAGACATTGTCGTACATGCCACAGTACCATGTAAGAAATAACAGCGCCAACGACAGAGATTTGAGAAGTAGCACCGCCGGGACTACTGTTGGCGGCAACAATAAtacgacaacaacaacgtcaCCAAACCTCCTGAGGAGGTCCAGGACAAACAGCAGTTCACTGATACAGCACTTATCCACAAGGAAACCTGTAACGTCAAAACCTTTGCGGAAAAGTGTATCGATAAGTTTCCCATCGTTCTCGCAGAATCCATGGGAGGCAGTCAAGAGTCACAACGCATCCAAGAGCAGTAACAGCAACAATGACACCGTTACCGCTGCGAACAGCGACGGGTCAGTGATCTTCTCCCAAAGACCCAGGTTCTCCACTCAgtcatcctcctcgtcgtcattTTTGACACACTTGTACGGACTCGAGAAATATGTCTCCTCGGACTTGGACGCTCTTTCGACAAAGGACTACCTCCAGGACACGAGTGAGGACCTGAGACGGCCGTCGTTGAGGACGAAAAGCACAACTAGGTCCGTGTCATTCGATAACTACAACGGTAGACCCATTGACCTCAACGATATTAACTTCAGTTCTCAATCAGACTTAAACCTGTCAAACTACGAGTTTACCAACAGGAGGAAAAGGCGGCAATCGTACATCGAGAAATCGTTGTCTAACTCCTTCTCACAAAACACTTGA